In the genome of Mercurialis annua linkage group LG8, ddMerAnnu1.2, whole genome shotgun sequence, the window taacaaatacctactaatttaaaattgataaaaatattaaacattaaaaattaaatacaaattataacatttataataatttaaaataacaatattattttaaaattgtttacaaGTACTAAAACTAGTCACGATATCGAGCCGGTTTCCGCATGCGGGTTCTCATGTCATAACCCTGCTGAGTGCGTCGGTGACGTGAGGTATCAGTCACAGGGTTATAGTCGCCACCGTCACCCTCGTCACTGTTATCAGAATCGTCGTTGTCTTCTGAATCGTCACTGTCTTCGTCTGCAGACTGGTGTGGCTGTTCTATAACTGGAGCTGGAGTAGTGTCTCGCAGATCCTGCGAGGTGATGTCCGGATACAGGGTAAAACCAGGAGGCGTAAAATGCTGAAACCGATCACCGGAAAACGGATCAGCAGACAGATCTGCACCAGAGCACCACGGCTCCGCAGTCGAGAAATACATCTGCGAAGGATCTTGAGCCTGAGGCGACCCAGAAGGTGGTACCTGATGTGACGATGACGCCTGTCCTACAGTAGGTGCGGCGGGATAGTAGAACAACTGTTCAATGAAATCCGACTCTGTCGACGTACGCCATGGGACATCTGAATGCGTCGGCGGTGCAGGCCATGACTGATCTGACTCTGGCTGAGCCGGCGTACCTAGTGGAGTATATCCCATCTCTCCCAGATATGAATGGAAAGACGGAATCGGCGGCTGGCGAACCTGAATAATGAATTGATTAGATTTATAAACTGAAATAGAAgattataaattacaaatataataaaataggtCGAACCTGTGAATCAGATGGCGCAAAAGGATCTCGAGTGTTGGCAAATGTCGTATGTCTAAAAGATGAGTCACTATACGGCATCGGCGCCGGGGGGACCTGAACAACGTAACTTATTAAATTGtaaactaaaaatgtaaattataaattaactacaataataataaagtaacTCAAACCTGTGACTCAGATGGCCCTGGTGGATCCTGAGTGGTCGTAATGGTCGTATCTCCAAAAAATGAGTCAACATACGGCATCGACGCAGGCGGGACCTGAAACTATAACATCAGGTGGCACTAAGCGTAAGAGCATAAAATACGAGTTAATCAAGTGAAATAGTATATTAAATTGTCTCAAACCTGTGGATATGATGCTTGGGGTGTCGCCCCGGAGGTTGACCCATAATGTTGTCTTTCCCAGTAGTCCGCATGCGGTATGTCTGAGGTACCCGCCACCTCCGCGTGAAAAAATAATGGCTCTGGGATAGGGTACACATGCTCTGGACGAGGTTGTGGAGGCATTCTGCGTGGCTGTCGACGACGTCCTCTAATAGAGCTTAAATCAACCTGACAGGGAGGGAGCGGAGGCAGCTGGTATGGTCGGTCGGCTGGCTCAGGAGGGGGAAGTGTGACGTCCCTGCGATCCTCCATGGTAGCAAGCTGAGAACTTCGTGCACCAAACCTAATCCTGCGAGCGGCACTCGAACTGGCCTCCCCCGTAACATGGGTTCTCTCCTGCAAATCGCGCTGTGACAATATACAATAAACAgtcactaatattattaatgaaaattaataaaatgtaaatagttttaatttacaaaatacGTACACTAGTGTAATACCCCGAAAATTTAAGgatgtaattttaaaagatcGGACGGTGAGATTAGTCCCGTTGACGTATGAGCCGGGAGTAGAAAAGTCAATTTGACGATGTAAGGTCATAATCGAGtcaaattgtgtgaattatGTGATTACGTGTTAGAAATAGATTGCGTGCTATTTATTATGTGCAGTGGCATTTTCGTaaataaatgcaaaatattttaaaatgagtttTACAATATTGTAAAATAggttaaatatgaaatttgactttttaagttaaaataaataagaatgcATCGGAATTGGTTTCcgagaaaatattatttatgttaaaaaccgttaaaatagtatgtaattaattaatcataaaaataaatatactataaaatatattgTAGAGACTAAAAGGAGAACAAATGGGGTGTAAGGGTTGTGACACATGTAGATACATGTGTCATGGAAACAAAAAGGGGTTGTAGAGATTGTGACACATGTAGATATATGTGTCATGCAAGAAGAAGGAATTTATAAAAGTATGACACATGTTAAAACATGTGTCATGTGTAGAgacaaaagaattaaaaaagggtttgatttttctttaaaGATGACACATGTTATGCTATGTGTCACTTGGATAAAACAACTTGGTGACTAAGTTACTAAATAAAGTTATGGAAGGATTATAGTTAAAGAAACAAATAAAGTTAGGGATTAAAAGGGTGCTTTTGACTTGCTATTTTCGGATATTTCTAGAGGAAAGAGAATTTTCCTATTTTAGTTAGAcaacttcatcttcttcattgtGTTTTCTCTTTCATTAAACTTCACCCCCAAATACTCATAAACCACCATTTTTACTCAAGTTTAAGCTTAAAATCAAGGTATTTTCTTGTACTAATAGTTTATACATGCTTTACAAATGGTTTTGATGGTGTTTTGAGTTTTAATTTCGAATTCTATTTAgtgattaataattatttcgggattaattaaaaagtatcaaaacttgattttaatttatgagtTTGATGTTAATAAGTGAGTAGAAGCTTTATGggtgtttatgtgttaaattcgTTCTTATGTGGGTATGAACTCAAAgctttaaaaacttaaaatttcttCTTGAATAAGTGTATTTAGGATGATCAACTACTTGGGTAtctattattttcaaattttgaggTGTTAATCTATATGTTATGCTTTGGGTATTTCTTGAAACCAACTTGATGATTTTAATGGGTATTAAATCCGAAAATTCCCTAtgaaattttaatagttttgaGTTGTATGTTAGATAAAAATTTGGTTAAGTAAATTGACATGCAAATAGATTCTTAAATAATCCAAACTTGTTAAAGTGGtgggtttaatttatttttaaattatggtGAATTTTTCAAAGGACTATGCTTTAAAAGTTTGAGAAAAATCCTTTGAATTTtcatgatttaattaaatccgAAAATTTCATGAGTAATTGTAATATGAAATTTTGAGGTTTAGAGTGTTCTTGAactcttgataaaaaaaaaagttaaagatctaataattattttattttattaaatctgaaaataatatttagatGTTATAATTTCAAGTGGGAatcgaaaataaaaatgttatacCTTAGAGattatgattttgaaatttttatgtgTTAAAGTGAAATTTTGATATGGAATTATGGTGGATAGTTGTTTGTTAGAATTGTTGtgcatgtaattaattttatgttggtATGGTTATgagaaattaaattatgtaaaaaaaaaagaaaagaatgtgTAGAGATTGTTAAAATTGGAGGccatatatatattgatttttatgttAGCAATTTGTATGAAAATTGTTTGATAGTTCggtattatttttgtaaattcatAATTACATGGTTTATTATACATGTTAAATATTCATGCTTAGATTTATTGAGAATGGTTAAAAGTTGGTgtgaattttgttaattttggagATGATTagcaaattaaaaagttaagggGTTAAAATGTAACTTTcgtaaaaataaaggaccagtcagtattttaaccaaaatttcaGATTATAGATGTACATAATCTGATGTAGaatgattttaaatgattttagtaagttttggaaagatttgaatgtttttgccgaaaactagagttttggggttaaattGTAGTTTTCCAAATTATGAGGGGCtacatggtatgttagccaaagtttccagattatatttgttaataatctGAAGTAGAATGACTTTggatattttaagtaattttctcgattttaaaatcgattagtttacgaaaggacctaaatggtcaattttgaaaagctTGAggatattttagtattttaaccaaaaggggaatttaagccaatataGGGCTGTTTTAATTATCTTATGGAATGGTTAGACCCAATATTGAAAGTAAATccgaattttaatattatttagttcGGTAATTAATGGAATAAGGGTAATGTGATAAAAGGGAAATATGGTAATTTGATTAGTTTAGTGAAACTaattaaagagataaaagaaaaagaattatttgTGGTTATTTATGAAAGTCCATAGATGTGGAATGaaccttgaatttatttcaagtGTTTTCCTGAATCGAACCCGATAGAGTAGGTTCGTAATTCTCGAATAGTCGAGAATGAGAAGGAATTGTGAATCGGTTACGTTGAAATAACGACCGAAAATGATAGTGTTTTGTGAAAAGTTTTTAATGTGATGATTGTTTGTATACGATATGATATCGTATTTATGTGGCTACGTGTTTAGAGGTCGGTAATAGATTTAGAATTCTATTTTGAAATCGACTTAACACGATTCCTGAATATAGATGTGACGGAAAGTCAACTATTGACGGATCAAATTGAAGGAGCACCGGTTGGAATAGACCGAGTGGCTAATAGTGGATCATCGTGgcgtatttaattatttatggagcgacagtctgtgagtttgcattattacatgcatacattaaagtaataaaattataattattactttaatgtgggaaattaatatcataaagcattttaaatatatcgtatatttattttgagtaaataaaattattatggaatgagtctacgaaacgtgccatcctatttgggctataataggactatgtgatcactagttattgcatgcatatttattttatgtaaagaGGAATGTACTGTGTGaatctagacgacggtctagaagtctgagacgacggtccagacattgcgggagagcttctaagacgacggtctagaaccccgaacaagttaacggtgacagaacgatagagttcggccgattgatttaagaactaacggcgtcatggaacacttaatgttatcggtcgttgagttcatgagaaaagttgggaacagtctaaacaaaagtttagaactgtaaaggatagtggaaaataaactagagtcgagtgaatctatgggttcagccgactagtttattaatCTAAGTCTGAAAGGAGACTTAGAGGAATATGGATTAGAAACAACATTTCATTCAAAAGCTttacgtttctgtgattgaaccagtactaaatattttaatacgaCTATTTTATAACgggttaaattatttaatgtgtgtttgtaagttgtaaactcaccagtatatctgacccacgttgtggaaCTATTTTTCAGGAATATTGCCTGTGTCTGGACAAGACTTCATCTTTTTGATTCATGAAGTCTTCGTTTTGCGTATATGGTATTTGGTCTTATCTTGAtctgtagagctgcagtagaataGATAGACAGACGCCTTAGCATGTCAGTATTTGCGATGTTTGCCACGCATGAACTCTGTTTTGTTTTCATCGCacgattataatatattttaatgacatgCATTAAGGTATTGGAAAATAGTTGCAACCCGGGTACACGGTAGTACCGGGAGTTTTGAGATACAGTGTAAAGGAAACTGTACGCAACTATGTTATGTGTATAATGTGGGGCCCAGCGTGGCTATATGCATAATTGCATGTTATCGGTTTTGTAAAAGACGGTATTCAAGGAATACGCGTTAAAACGATAACCAGTAATTGAAAAGTAACggttttaatttaatgaatgtgtttgcataatgaaatgcatttaaatccataatgaaatggtctgcATAGTGGAATGCAGTTATCACCATAATGAGATGGTGTgtgcataatgagatgcattATTAACCCCAGTGTAGTGGGTATGAAACTTgaatacattaattaaataggaaattaattgtaaagtttcattatgattttatcggaacgtttttaaacggagattttaaaatgttcgaaaatgtgttttgaattccgcgaaaaatttgaagtgatttttaaagtatttttaaggcttgctacgggtttcggagcaaccactcccattccctagcgccggtctcgatgccgagaatcgggtcgtgacaaaggtggtatcagagcaatggtcgaTGAGTTGGGCCATTGCGTGAAAATGTGTGAGCAATATTCGAAAAAGTCGAAT includes:
- the LOC126661495 gene encoding uncharacterized protein LOC126661495, whose translation is MTLHRQIDFSTPGSYVNGTNLTVRSFKITSLNFRGITLVYRDLQERTHVTGEASSSAARRIRFGARSSQLATMEDRRDVTLPPPEPADRPYQLPPLPPCQVDLSSIRGRRRQPRRMPPQPRPEHVYPIPEPLFFHAEVAGTSDIPHADYWERQHYGSTSGATPQASYPQFQVPPASMPYVDSFFGDTTITTTQDPPGPSESQVPPAPMPYSDSSFRHTTFANTRDPFAPSDSQVRQPPIPSFHSYLGEMGYTPLGTPAQPESDQSWPAPPTHSDVPWRTSTESDFIEQLFYYPAAPTVGQASSSHQVPPSGSPQAQDPSQMYFSTAEPWCSGADLSADPFSGDRFQHFTPPGFTLYPDITSQDLRDTTPAPVIEQPHQSADEDSDDSEDNDDSDNSDEGDGGDYNPVTDTSRHRRTQQGYDMRTRMRKPARYRD